The genome window CAGCCGCGCCCGCAACGCCAGACCGACTGGTTTTCCGCCGTCATCGGGCGCACGCGCTTTGTGGTGCTGATCGCGGTGGTGGCGGTGCTGCTGGTGTCGTTCAGCCTGTTTCTGCAGGGCACGGTCCTGGCCGTCTCGACGCTGTACGACTCCTGGCACGACACCTTTACCAGCGGCATTCAGAGCCAGCGCGGCAGCCTGGCGGTGGAGTTCCTGGAGATCGTGTCCACCATGCTCAAGGCGGTGGTGTTCTACCTGATCGGGGTGGGCCTGTACTCGCTGTTCATCTCGCCGCTGAACCTGACCAGCGCCCTGGGCGTAGAAAGTCTGGCGGACCTGGAACAGAAGATCATCTCGGTGATCGTGGTGATTTTGGGCGTGACCTTTCTGGAGCATTTCGTGCGCTGGCAAGACCCCCAGGAAACGCTGTACTTCGCGGGGTCTCTGGCGCTGGCCGGCGGAGCGCTGATCTTCTTCCAGCGGGTCCACCACGGCCAGGGCAGTGACCTGCAGCAGCCCGAGGCCAAGCTGCGCGCCCGCCGCGAGCTGTTCGAACACGACGACGAGCAGCGCCACATCGAGGAAGAGGACGTGCAGCGGGCCGCGGAGGTCACCGAGGGCAAGGCCAAGGGCCAGGTGCAGGCCGACGCCGGGGCAGAGGGCTAGGGTCAACCTCATCGTTCCGCCGCATTCAGTCTCTGCCGCGACGATTTGAAGCCCGGTCCAGCCGACGGACCTGCCAATAGAGAGAGGCGCGACTTCTCCAGCGCCCGCGCCGCGTAGACTGCGGTCAATGAGAGTTGGCCTGTTAAATTCCCCCGCCTCGCGCCTCCGGGCGTACTGGGCGGCGTACCTTAAAGAACTGGACGTGGAGGCCGTGACGCCGGCCGTGGACGACGCAGAGGCCCTGGCGCTGGGCCAGCAGAGCCTGCCGGACGAGCCGACCACCGTGCAGCTGGCGCTGGGCCGCATCCTGGCGCTGGAGGCCGTGGACGCCGTGCTGGTCCCACAGTGGCCCGCCGTGTCGGGCGACGCCTGGAGTGAGGCCCTGACCGAGCTGCTGCCCCGGCGCATCAGCGGGCTGCCCACGCTGATCGCGGTGCCGGACAGCGGCGGTCCCGAACTGGAAGGCCACGCGGCCGAGGTGGGGCTGCGCGTCTCACACAACGGCGGCGCGGTGCGCGGGGCGCTGGCCAAGGTCCGCCCGCTGGCCGCCGAACCCCGGGTCAATATGCCCGCGCTGGGCCGCGCCGGACTGCCCACGGTCGCCGTGATCGGCCCGCGCACCCTGCTGGCCGAGGACGTGTTGGCGGGCGGTCTGCGCCCCGCGCTGGAGGCGGCGGGCCTGCACGGCGTTTTCTCGACCGAGCTGCCGCAGGGCGACGTGCTGCG of Deinococcus aerolatus contains these proteins:
- a CDS encoding YqhA family protein; translated protein: MTSTRPKDRPRAAQPRPQRQTDWFSAVIGRTRFVVLIAVVAVLLVSFSLFLQGTVLAVSTLYDSWHDTFTSGIQSQRGSLAVEFLEIVSTMLKAVVFYLIGVGLYSLFISPLNLTSALGVESLADLEQKIISVIVVILGVTFLEHFVRWQDPQETLYFAGSLALAGGALIFFQRVHHGQGSDLQQPEAKLRARRELFEHDDEQRHIEEEDVQRAAEVTEGKAKGQVQADAGAEG